The segment CTTCATCACATGTCTGCTTCCACTACCGCTCCATCGCCACTGCAAGGTGTCAAGGTCATTGAGTTATCCCACTTGATCGCCGGTCCTTACTGCGGCCAGTTGCTGGCAGAAGAAGGCGCCACCGTGATCAAGGTCGAGCCACCCGAAGGTGAGTTGACCCGCCACCGCGAACCCATGCGCCGCAACGGTGACCAGGAAATTTCGGGCTACTTTGGTGCCTTGAATCGTGGCAAGCAAAGTGTCTGTTTGGATCTGAAAAACAAGCAGGGCATTGACACCCTGCACCAGCTGCTGGCGGGCAGCGATGTGCTGCTGACGAATATGCGTGGCGGTGCACTGAAGCGCCTTGGCCTGTATCCGGAAGATCTGATTAAGCGTTACCCCCGCCTGATCGTGGCCTGCATCTCTGGTTTTGGTCTGCAAAACGCCGGCAAGTACACCGAAGTGGCTGGTCTGGCCATGGTGGCCGAAGCCATGTCCGGCACCACCAGCCTGACTCGTGACCATGAAGGCAACCCCGTGTGGTGCGGCTTTGCAATGGGCGACATTCTGGCCGGCATGACTGCGCATTCGGCCATCTTGTTGGCACTGCGTAACCAAGCGCAGCACGGATTGGGTCGCGTGCTGGATCTGAGCATGGTGGAGTGCTCCCTGCCCATGGTGAGTGTTGCGCTGGCCCGTGAGCAATCGGCCAGCGCCGAGCTGCGTGCCTTTGCGGGTTCCAATAACTTCCACGGTGTGCCTTACGGTGCTTTCCCCGCATCGGATGGT is part of the Comamonas sp. Y33R10-2 genome and harbors:
- a CDS encoding CaiB/BaiF CoA-transferase family protein, yielding MSASTTAPSPLQGVKVIELSHLIAGPYCGQLLAEEGATVIKVEPPEGELTRHREPMRRNGDQEISGYFGALNRGKQSVCLDLKNKQGIDTLHQLLAGSDVLLTNMRGGALKRLGLYPEDLIKRYPRLIVACISGFGLQNAGKYTEVAGLAMVAEAMSGTTSLTRDHEGNPVWCGFAMGDILAGMTAHSAILLALRNQAQHGLGRVLDLSMVECSLPMVSVALAREQSASAELRAFAGSNNFHGVPYGAFPASDGFVNIGVNRDDFWARLCNAMDRPELGTDERYAKYVERAKRQHEVHGITEAFTRQFTRDEIVNKLNAVDVPVASILNMNELTEHDYMQLRGSLRTVRDGIGGTMQLPIDATRFEPVPGSDLVPLLGEHRDAVLRRELNLSAQDIERLMEEGAFGKTPALASVA